The DNA sequence GCACATTTACACAGTTCTATAACTACTGACTATATTAAAGATCAGTTGTAAGTTGAATTATGTCTAATAGGGGCTGGCTATTGTATTCCTGATTTTCAGGCGAGGAGGGCATTGCGAGCTTTGAGAGGGCTAGTCAGATTGAAGTCCCTTGTTGACGGATCAGCAGCAGAACGGCAGACTTCAAGCACTCTGAAATGTTTGCAGACTCTGTCTCGGTTGCAATCTCAGATCCAAACAAGAAGAACCAGAATGTTGGACGAAAGTAGGGCAGTTCAGCGACAGCTCTTGCAGAGACGTGTAAAAGAGCTGGATAGCTTGAGAGTGAGTTCTTTCTCTGATGCAATTATGTCTTTTTCAGAAATCTGGCACCTGCGCATAACACAAATCCACTCTGCATATGCTGATATTTGATATGGCTGGATCCTTGTAAATGTGATTACTAGCTAGCTTACACAAGTTATAGTCATTCCTCAGTTACTTTTTTCTGAGTTTTTGTTAAGGTTTCAGTATCCCTTTCACTAAAAGACCTTCAATTGTGGTGCAGATGGCGGAGGAATGGGATGATAGTCCACAAACGAAAGAGGAAACTGAGGCGAGCTTGCTCCAAAAATACGAAGCTGCAATGAGACGCGAAAGAGCTCTTGCTTATTCCTACACTCACCAGGTACTTCTTATATATGGCAATCTAGATATCTCCTGGCATCAGCGTTAACTTAATAAAATGTCGCTTAAAACAGCAAACGTGGAAGAAATCAGCAcaatcaaacaatttattgTTCATGGACCCAACAAATCCTCACTGGGGCTGGAGCTGGCTGGAACGATGGATGGCTGCCACTCCCCTCGAGACTAAAAATACAACAGGGAAAGATCTCAACCGTGATTGTTCATCATTAAAAAATGGCAGCCCTGGAACTGCTGCAGGAGAAATCACATAGTCCTTTGCTCGCCATCAGCTAAACTCCGAAAATCCATCTCCAGCAGCTACTCAGAAGCTGTCTCATAGCCACCAGGCTCCCGGCCTTCCGTCTCCAAGGACTGTATCTTCATTGGCAGCACAAAAACTAAGAAATTCCAGCCCAAAGGTGAGCATGATGAGTCAAGAGGATGACTCGAGGAGTGTGTTCAGTGTTCAATCAGAGAGGAATAGGAGGCGGCATAGCATAGCCGGTTCAGTTAGTAGAGACGACGGGAGCTTGGATAGCTCTCCATCCATTCCAAGTTACATGACACCAACTCGCTCGGCAAAGGCCAGGCTGAAGTCTCAAAGTCCTTCAGGAATGGACAATGACAAAGAAACATCGGCTTTTGCAAAGAAACGGCTTTCTTTTCCATCTTCACCGGGTCAGGCTAGGCGACATTCGGGCCCTCCAAAAGTCAACATGAGGTCCCTAGTGAATGGTGATGTAAATGGAGGATCAGTTAATTGACACCCTAAAGGGTGCTACAGCAATAAGGAGGCTGGAATCCAGAAAAAATGAAGTACGGAGTATTTGATTATTGATAGAGGGATTTATTCAGAATCCAGTCTTCAGCAAATGTTGCtatagattttgttttgttttatactactattgttAGGTTTGTCACGTAAAGTATCACGAGAAGGTTGTGTATTATagtgttaaattttttttatattttatttatgatattaattGCATTATACTATTATGTGATATTGTATGACTGGTactacattttctattttttccaaCTACAGTAACTGTATTAGGAGGATTTGGGAATGTCACGAATTTAACTTAGAAGACGTTAATACTATTCGTTAAGTAAAATACATAGTCTATCAATTACTGTATGTTATCTTTTTTTTGGTAGTTATACTAGTTATGTgcatataatttatgattttcttaTTACGAATTAGAATAAAACGtatataattgtaaattaaaactaattttagaaaatcaaatacaattaatatattgaaaacTAAGCATCAGACTCAGTATATAATTAACTCCATTTTATCCACAATTGGTCACTAGATCCATTACATGCAATTCAAAAAAACTATACTTTTTCTTAGTATGATctcttatttaaaaataacaacaaaataatactgtAATTAATTACTTGGCACTTGTTTTTCAATTGGAAAGCATTATaaatttacacaaaataaCCTCAAAATAATAtgactataattattatttccaCTTGTTAATTGGAAAAGCATATACATTTTGCACTAGCTTGGATTCAATTTTGTCCAAAAGTTCAAAGCCctaaatattcaaaagtttttttaaaataggcGGAGACAAGATTTATATACAAAGCAATAAGAGAAGGATTCAGAGTCATGAAGCTTTGAATTCGTGTTGGAATCGGAAATGGTGAGTGCAGCTGTTTGCCGCCATTAACATCTGTTCTAAGCTAGCGAATAGCGATCATGAATCGATTTGTTAAGCTGTTTTACACCACAACAATCGCCAGTTGCCCCAAATCCACGCAGCGCGGGTTTTCGTTGTTGCAGAAGGGAACACACAAACAGACTTTGCACAGGAGGTAAATTACACAATCCGCTATGTCCATCTGTGTGTATTTTGTTAGCTTAATCGAGGATAGGATTTTTCAACTGATGAACCGAAATGCTCTTCAAAGCTCGAATTAATGTTTACTTTTTCGTCAGTAAATTTAGTTGCATTGCCTAATCGCTGATTTTTTCCTATTTGATGTACTGGATCATTTGAATAAACTGAACATTATACGCAGTTTGAAGGAGTGAAGTTACTATGTTTCTTATTATCTGTTTTTGCCCTCTTATTGTATttgatagaaatccatgaGTTCCAtactaaaaccaattggtgataggaggagggcccatgagacttatatactagtttcagtcttatatactagtttcagttttctcttgacaccgatgtgggacagtcatatgttatatttttagtttcaattgccaacacccTCCCTCAAACCCTTCAAGGTGAACCTTGGAGGGGTTGGACTTTTTCTAATCGATTGGACAATcggcccaatttttttttttttcgatcgGTTGGACCACTTGGCCCATATTTTAAAGTCCAGATATACTGCTGGATCagtcatttttttggtttcgGCCCAGATATACTGCTGGGTCAGTTAAATTTGACCCACACTCGGCgacccgctctgataccatgatagaaatccatgggttccatcctaaaaccaattggtgataggaggagggcccatgagacttatatactagtttcagttttctcttgacaccgatgtgggacagtcatatgttatatttttagtttcaattgccaacagtACTGTTGCTCGATGAAAAATGCAGCATTTCTGCAGAAGGAATGCAGTTATACAGACTCGGAATTTCTCATCAGCCTATAAAAGAGGTAGGTGAATATCCATATTGCATTTGCTCTTATGTATCTATAAATTTCAATGGGGATCAAATAAATCTAACTTGGATAAATGCTGAACTCTCCCTCTTGTATAACCAACAGCGTTGTAAATACACTTAACATCGATAAATAAGCTAGAGTGAATGAGTGTGTTagatattttatgtgatgtGCGTATTTGTAATTGTATGTAAGTACGCGTGTGTACATTTGGTCTAGTGGGTAGGGGAGATGGTTGGGGTggaagttgttttttttttgtggtctTATGAGCTTCTCATTTAAGTGTGAGACATTCTCATGCTTTTAGCCTTACGAAAGATCGTATAGTACTAGTTAATTTAgatttatgtattttgatGTATATTCTGAtaccaaattaattttctacaGTACTAGATGAGAAATCACTGGAAGAGGATGCAGAAAGAAAAATCGGATGGCTgttgaaactattttttgctGGAACTGCAACTGTAATTGGCTACCACTTATTTCCATACATGGGTGCGTATGTTTTCAACcctttaaatcaaaattccaAACTCAGGTGTTTATGGTATTGGACTTCTGTAGGAGAAAATGTGATGCAGCAGTCTGTTAAACTTTTACAAGTGAAGGACCCTTTATTCAAGAGAATGGGAGCATCCAGATTAGCACGGTTTTCAATAGATGgtaaaatacttaaattttcATGTGCAGTAAGTAGTACTACCATGTTAATGATTCTGGCATATGTAGGCCAAGTTGTATTTGTACTATTCTTTCCTCAAGTAAAATGTCTGTTCTTTTGTTGATCCTCTataatttgtcaaaaataaataagaacaTCATGTCATGTGAGTTCAAGATTTCATCAGGATTCAGTTGTCAATACTCAAAGTTATTTCAAATTCAGCAATTCTTCCTCCTATATTGGTATATCCTGATTCAAATATGGTCACTTGCTTAGTTGCTTTTATGAAACATACTTTATCCAACATATAAGTTGTACCCAACCGGCCATAGAAGAATAACAAGATAGGTATGTGAGCTACAATCTGAAATAAGGCACTGACAAAAATACGCATAGCTCTGGAGCTGCATGTCTGATTTAGGGTGCCAATGCTTCTGTTGTAATCTTTTTCTGGAAACTGATGTAATGTTTTTGGTGATATCCTGTAAACTTATAACGTCTTTTGCTTCCAGATAAAAGAAGAATGAAATAGTTGAATTAGGCGGAGCGCAATTGCTTGTGGATATGTTAGCAGGTGCTAAAGATGAGCGCACCCGAAGGCTAGCTTTGAAAGCTCTTGTTGCCATCTCAAAATCAGGTCAGATTTACAATGTTTGTTTCTTTTAGTACGTTCCTTGTGTTCAGAAACACTATGGTTTAATTGGATTGCAAATCAATCACTTCAAATATCAGTTTCCTTCTTTTCATATACTGCACCAAATCAATCAGTTGCTGCTCATAGAAGATGAACACTGACaatcttttctttcttattgaTTTAACTAGAAACtctttcattatttattgttgcTGCCATACTGTTTCTGTCCCACACGATGTATGCAATGATCAGTAGAATGGTTCCCTGACACTCTGGCTCGCTATCTGATGCTGCAGAAGGTGCGGTCGATGCTATACATAAAGCTGGAGCGATACCTGTGATCAAGGCCACCCCAGATTCCATTGAGTATGGGGAAGTCGGAGAATACAAAACGAACTTGCTGGCTAGATTTGAGGATCTCAAATATGATACTTCATCTTGATATATGTAATGACAAGATTTTGTACTGTTTGTTATGGCTTATAAGGTTGATAATTTGTTGATACATCTGGTTCTCTTGCAGGCAGCATTCAGATAAATTTTCAGATTGTGTTTGGGGGAAGTGCCTTAAATTTTCAGCTTCTATTTCTCCTTGCTTGTTCTGTTTCACCTTATCCTTCTATTAATTGAAGTGAAATGATCTTGTTAAGTAAGCTGGTTTTcgtcaattttaattttacacaaaaaagagtattttttgaaaataatatctatctatatatggcagctttatttgattaaaatttttaatgtgGAGTATTGagaagtaggagtatattttacttGTAGTAGGGGATTTTTTTAGCATAAAAATTAGTAAGATATACTGTAAGGTTTTAGAAGTTAAAATAggttgaataaaataagaaagagaaaagcgtgtaaattttttttatacttttggGACttcttaaaaagaaatactacgAGTCAAACTAGTatgaaaccaaaaaataattcttttgGAAATCTCTAAAGAGAAATATGCATAAAATACGAAGACCATCTCTAATTAtacatcaaatttaattggGAAATTAGtttctaaaaccatgaactttgtccaaaatttggtatttcccatgaactttgaaattggtatataatatcacaaactttgcattttgtttggtatttcccacggcatgtttattatactatatttaacTAACTTAcgaggtttttttttatcatacttgacacaattaaatcaatgtGGTTTTCAACGTGACTTTTTATACTACATGTtataaacttaaaaagtggtttcaaatattataaaacatatctcGGTTGCCtatgttaaataagattttgataagcatatcttatttgagtgagtttgggaaataccaaacaaaatgcaaagttcgtgatattatataccaatttcaaagttcatgggaaataccaaattttgggcaaagttcatggttttagagaccaattccccaatttaatttttgatgaaaaagaCTTATCTAATCATGTTGcaaatttaaacttatttttgtattttttaactACTATTCAACACCAAATATagaattactataaaatattttgtgagaCACGTATTTAAAAATGGcgtaaattttgaatataatgtaaataagcACCAAATATagaattactataaaatattttgtgagacacgtatttaaaaatgttgtaaatttaaaatataatgtaaataattgaagtaaaaTTAGCAGTGATATATTCTAGGAAAATGTATTTTGTGTGATGATATATCACGTGCATCTCGCGTGATAATATACTTCCAGACTTCACCAATTCGACCATTTGATCGATTGCCATTACCATTCCACTACCGGCTTCCATCGCATTCACAAATATagaaaccctaattctttCTCTGCCACTTTTCAATCAGAAAATAACATAGCATTTGAATGTTgatttcccatttttttcatttctgaGGCCGTGTTGAAGTCTGAAATGGTGAGCGCTCCAATcttcttattttgattaaagAGCGTGAAATGACGAAGTACCCGTTTTCTTTGAAAATCTTTACCTTTTGGGTGCAAATTTATGCCCTATTTTAATCATGTTTCGCTTTATTGAGTCTTTACATTTAGTAGTTTATTTGGTTTCCGTCGATGGACTCGACTCCTAAAGTGAATTCGTTACCTTCCTCcttgaaattgaataaagtgTGTTCGTTGTTCTTATGATTGGGACTATAAATTAGCTGTTTTCTTGATCATATGCATAtagtattttgtatatattccAGATAAAACTGTAAATGTAAGCCTTAGGAGGCTGTGTtattaagaagaaaaacacaaGGTAATATTTCGAATTGTAAAGAAGTTTGTGATTTGAAAGCATACCACCAATAATTCTGTGCAGGAATTTGGTTTCATGAgcttttgttcttgttctatATGATCATGACACCAAGTGTCCCTCTTAAATGGAGAATGTAGACAATACTTGATGCAATGTGAAACTAAAATTTGTCCGGCTTTCATAAGTTTTGCCCCTGAGTAACTACACCCAAAATCGGGATTTAATGATGTAAAATGCTAGTGTTATTTTTCAGAACAGCAATTATTTGCATTGAGAATTAGATATTTTAACCCATTAAAAGTGCATATTTGGTGTATAGGATTAGCATTATGCTGTGATTATCATTTGTTTTTTCGTGGTTATTGTTTAGAGACTGCTGAATATTGTGCTTGTCCTGTATTCATTATGCACCCCATTGGGAACTGAATCTGATGACTTATACAGGGTACGCCACTTATAGCCGGGATTgctgttgctgctgctgctctaGCAGGTAAATATAGTATTCAGGCATGGCAAGCATTCAAAGCAAGACCACCAACTGCCAGAATGCGAAAATTCTATGAAGGAGGTTTCCAACCAAAAATGACTCGCAGGGAGGCATCACTTATTCTCGGAGTCAGGTAAACCTAAAGTTTACTTCTTTTGATTGCGGGGTACATATTATGTAAATCAACTTCAGACTTCAGCGCTATCTTTACTTGTGCTGTTCTTTTTGTCGCACAAGTGCGAACATGGCTTGATAAGACGACCAAGTCAACCAAAAAGGATTTTACACTTTTGAAACTGAATAGAGTTAAGCTGCTTCAAGCTTGATAAGACGACCCAATCATTCTCTAATGCTAATTCATTATCCTTTCAAGATGGTTTTGTTCATAATGGGAAGAATGGTGCAGGATATAACTCGGTCAAACAAGCCAATTTTTACTTTGGTGATCTTTTCTTGActagtttttctagttttggGACTAGCttgatcattttattaatcagTTTCTGTCATTATTATGTTGTGCTATTGTTTTAGTTAGTTCACAGGGGAGTGCTGAGCTAAGTCTGCAAGTTCATGGTTTTGATGAATAGTTCTTTATGTGGTATCGCTGTTCATacatagtactagtattattgaACAACTAGTATGTTGCTTATTTTCTAGTTCAGTATATGCTATTGGTTTTCTCCTATGTTCTGAATATAATATGCTATTGACTCAAGTTGATATTGTATACCTTGTtggattttgtgttttattgatatgtacatataattatatgaacAATTGAACATATATGTTGATGTGCTAATAATCATGGTCGTCATCTTTTTCCCAGTCataatttatcatataaaaCTTCTGTCTGTccattttctgttttaataTATTCCTACTTGTATTTTTGGGTAATGTAAGAGCTaagagtattaattttcttgattagGGAAAGCACTCCGCCGGATAAGGTAAGGGAAGCTCACAGGAAGGTAATGGTGGCAAATCATCCCGATGCAGGTGGTAGCCATTACCTTGCTTCTAAGATTAATGAAGCTAAAGATGTGTTGCTTGGGAAGTCTAAGAGCGGCAGTGACTCAGCCTTTTAATCTTTACCCCAGAGCAGCGGCAGTTTTTTTGACCCTGCGAGTAGCGCCTGCCCTTCAAAGTCGATTGTCAACAATTACGTGAGGGTAAGatgtttctcaattttattaccagaaaaatatattctttgaGCAGGGGTGTAATCTTTGATGTGCTTGAATCGTAGTGTATCGACTACAGTGAACCAACCTTGTGCTATCTCTGTCCTACTCTAATTTCTAAGCTTAGGATGTGTATAAGTGAAGAATTGCTTTGCTTTATGTGCTTTTCGAGGATTGCAATAAATTAGTAGATATGAATGGATTGACTTCGGAATTTCACTCTGCTGATTGTGCAACGAGTCTCActatttttgctttttaattaaattatttatagtgatttttttggtaatacTATGAAAAGGGTTGAAGTTTCTCCTTCgagtaattatattttggatgaaataaaatgtagaTGAAGTTAATAGTGTGTTGAGTTTGTCAATAATAGAATGAACTTTGAATTTGAACAAAAACTAGAATGAAAGTCGGATGATTATAACCAGAAACGATAGCAACCTCGTTCATTTTGGTGTGTGTATGtcacaaaatatatgtttattttataattgataaatcttaatatcaattttagtAACAATTTGAAACGAAATGGAAGATTTGAAGTAATACGAAAGTGTTGCTATTTATCAATCGTTGATCTAATCCATACTATGTGAACAAACTCAATGGTTTCAACTTTCACATAGAGCTAAAAACAACTCAAATCTAGTTCAATGGTTGTTTATCCATTGTTGAAACATAAGTAACATAAaacacaacaacaataatatgCTATGCGCCTTCATCAACCACTGCATCTCCTTTATAAAAACTGAGCTCTGTGTACTGAAttcaacattaattaaatatggtGGTAATAGTATATCCTTAATATCGTGTGTGGATTTTCAAACAACAACTTTTCTCATATGGCAGGGAACTAAGTGACAAATATTGCCTTTTTCTTCACAGATGTAGACATCTCAATTATTTGTGCAgaatcttaattaaaaaaatatttctccCTACTCATGATCATGAGCAATATATCGAAATTTCAAAGTACATATACATTATTAATGACACTATTTAGCACACCAAGCAGATTAGCCATCTTTCGTCTAAACTACTTAAATATATTGTGATCAATTCCTTGTAGAAAAATACAATCCGTAACCACAATTAATAATGTTGCAAGAGACCGAACCGCAAAAATAAAGGCACTTATACGTACGAGTACGATCAATAATCAACTGTTTTAAATAGTGTTTTAAATTATCAACTACGTACTTCaaacataattaatcaaattgagtaaaaataacactgtaaaacaaaaataatattttattttattactccctccgtcctccatTAGAATCTCATTACTAATACATAGTACTCCTAACACATacatattacatatatattaaagaAGCACGATTCCTAGTTTtctaaatgaaataaagttactattagtatatattttgaacTATCACCTTCTCCTATATGGCTATATATACACACCCCTACACACATCTAAGGTGAATCTTGTTAGACACCCAGTCACTGTGACACGGAGCCACACTGGAGTGAAAATGCTTAATTAATGACATATATACAATTAagataatgatattatatattctctctgtccgcaaataggagtcccatttttccattt is a window from the Salvia hispanica cultivar TCC Black 2014 chromosome 1, UniMelb_Shisp_WGS_1.0, whole genome shotgun sequence genome containing:
- the LOC125210802 gene encoding mitochondrial import inner membrane translocase subunit TIM14-1-like; the encoded protein is MGTPLIAGIAVAAAALAGKYSIQAWQAFKARPPTARMRKFYEGGFQPKMTRREASLILGVRESTPPDKVREAHRKVMVANHPDAGGSHYLASKINEAKDVLLGKSKSGSDSAF